One Paralysiella testudinis genomic window, GCTTCCAAGGCTTCTACTTGCCGCGCCGGAAACTTCAGACGCTCGGCCACTTCACCCAATGAATAGCCTTGCTGTTCACGCGCCTGCCGCAGCAAAGCGCCTAAGGTGGCGGCGGTGGGTGTTTCCGGCGTTGGTGTGCCTGTTGTTTCTGTCATCACATACGTCCTGTGCTAATTTGTTCTAATTCGGGAGAATAAGGGTAGTTACTGCGCAATTGCGCTTCGTATTCGTAAGCCGCCTGCGTCTGTCCTTGAGCGCGGGCAATGCGCCAACCCAGTAGCAAATCATCGGCACTGAGCACATCCACGCGGCTTTGGTACAAACGGAACAAGCGATCCGCCTCGTTCAGATTGCCCGCCAGCATTTTGGTTCGCGCCATTTCCTTGTGCACCGGCGCAAACCACGGCGCCGCCGCCAGCGCACGATCATAATAAGCATCGGCCAAGCCGTATTGCCCCATGCGCGTGCTGCAAATGCCTTTGTTTAAATTGGCTACCTGCGGGCTGGGATAGGTGGGGTCGGCCAAGGCTTTATCGAAATAAGCCATGGCATCATTGGGGCGATTTTGCAAATCGCACAAAAACCAACCGTAGTTATTGTTGACTTCGGCATTACTCGGATCCAGCGATAAAGCGCGGCGGAAACTTTCATCGGCTTTGTCCGGCACTTTCAGATATTGGTAAATCTGCGCCCGCATCAGCCAAGCATAAGTATTGCGGCTGTTGGCCGTCAGTGCTTCTTCCACACTGGCCACGGCTTGGCGGTAGTCTTGCGTTTTCATGTATTCCACTGCCAGCTGGGTTTTGATTTGCGACACCGATTCGGCGCGCTCGGCCGCAGTGGGCTCTTTAATCCCGCCGCTGGAACACGCCGCCAATACCACCACACCGAGTAGCGCTGTTGCTGTTGCCGACCATTTCATTGTTTCAGCCTTTCTGTAGTTGCCACTTTTGTTGGCGCCGGGTTTTGTCTTGCACTTGCCCGGCCAGCTGACCGCAGGCGGCGTCAATGTCGTCGCCGCGGGTTTTACGCACCGTGACCACCAGCCCCGCCTGCTGCAAAATATCGCGAAACACGCGGATGCGCTCATTGCTGGAGCGCTCATAGCCGGAATTGGGAAACGGATTAAACGGAATCAAATTGAATTTGCACGGCACATCCTGCACCAATTTAATCAATTCACGCGCATGTTCGGGTTTGTCGTTCACGCCGTGCAACATCACATATTCAAAGGTAATAAAATCGCGCGGCGCCTTGAGTAAATAGCGCTGGCAGGCCGCCATCAATTCTTTGAGCGGGTATTTTTTGTTCAACGGCACAATTTCATCGCGCACCGCATCGTTGGAGGCGTGCAACGACACCGCCAGCGCCACCGGCATCACTTCTTTGAGCCTGTCCATCTGCGGCACCATGCCCGAGGTAGACACGGTAACGCGGCGGCGCGACAGGCCGTAGCCGTGGTCGTCAAGCATAATGCTCAGCGCGGTAACCACATTATCGAAATTGGCCAAAGGCTCGCCCATACCCATCATCACCACATTGGACACCACACGTTCGTTTTTCGGCGTCACCCCCATGGCTTTGTTGGCCCACCAGAGCTGGCCGATGATTTCGGCGGCGCTGAGGTTGCGGTTAAAGCCCTGGCGGCCAGTGGAGCAAAAAGTACATTCCAGCGCACAGCCGATTTGCGACGAAATACACAAAGTACCGCGGGTATCTTCGGGAATAAACACCGTTTCCACGCCGTTGCCGGTGCCCACATCCAACAGCCATTTGCGCGTGCCGTCGCTGGATTGTTGCTCAGTCATCAGCGCGGGCACTTTGACTTCGGCATGCTCGTGCAACTTGCTGCGCAAAGACTTGGCCAAGTCGGTCATGTCGTCAAAGTTATCCGCGCCGCCCAAGTGCATCCAGCGCATCACTTGCTTGGCACGAAACGGCTTTTCGCCCATTTGGGCGAAGTGCTCGGTAAGCCCGGGCAAATCGTAATTCAGAAGATTGGTTTTCATGTTTTTATACTCAAAACTTTGTATTAAACCGGCTTACTATACAAGCGAAGCAAACCGGCTTAATACAAAGAACTCGGGGCTGCCTGAAAATTCTTCAGGCAGCCTCAAATCATACACAGCAATGATTAGCGCGGGCAGATTTCGCTGTCGTCAAAGAAATAGGCGATTTCAATGGCGGCATTTTCCAAGCTGTCCGAGCCGTGTACGGCATTGGCGTCAATCGATTCGGCAAAGTCGGCGCGGATGGTGCCGGCGGCGGCTTCTTTAGGATTGGTGGCGCCCATCAGCTCGCGGTTTTTGGCCACGGCATTGTCGCCAGACAATACTTGAATCATCACCGGGCCGCTGGTCATAAAGGCCACCAAGTCGGCAAAAAACGGGCGCTCTTTGTGCACGGCATAGAAGCCTTCGGCTTCGGCGCGGCTGAGCTGCTTCATTTTGGCGGCAATCACTTTTAAGCCGTTGTTTTCAAAGCGGCTGTAGATTTGACCGATCACGTCTTTGGCAACGGCATCGGGTTTGATAATGGAAATGGTACGTTCAATGGCCATGGAAATACTCCGTAAGGTTAATGCCCGCATCAACACCGCAACCTGAGGTTGCCGTGCCAGGCAAGCGAAAATCAGCACTGGGGCGCATTTTAGCAAGATTTTGCCGCTTTTAATATGTGTGTGCCGCAGATTAAAAGCCGCTATTCAGCAAGTTACGGCTGCCTGAAAGCCTTGAGCTTGTTCAGGTAGCCTAGAATAGCCATGGGCGTTTATTTTTAAATTGATATTTAATACCTAACATTTAGTTTATTTGAATAATTTTATTTAAATTTAATTAAGAAATAAGCAGAAAAACCCAATAACTTTTAAAAACAGCATCGAGCCACCAATTAAGAAGATGGATCGGCAGCGGCTGCGGGCTGGGCGGCATCCAATGTTAAATGCGGCAAAGCCAGATAAGCTTCCGCTTGCATTTCGGTCATGCGGCTGGCGGTACGGGTAAATTCATGGGCAAAATCGCCGTCGGTGTAAATTTCGGCCACCGGCACGGCACAGCTGGCGCACAGTTTCACCCGGTAGTCGTACAAGACATCAATCAGCCAAGTAAGCCGCCGCGCTTCGGCACGCTCAGCCGCACTCATCGCCGGAATGCCCGACACAAACAGCATACGGTAGCGTTCGGCCAGCCACAGATAATCCGCTTGCGAGCGCGGGCCGCGGCACAGGGTGTCGAAATCAAACCAAATCGCCTGATCGGTGCGCCCTTTAAAAGCCAGCTGCCGCCCCAGAATGGCCACACTGCCCGCTTGGGCGCGTGCACCCGCGTTCATTTGCGCAAACAGCTTATTCAGGCGCGCCTCGTTGGCGGCATCGGCCGGCACATAAAATACATCGGCGGGACTGAGCGTGCGCAAGCGATAGTCTTCGCCGCCGTCTACATTCAGCACCGTCAGCTCGCGTTCAATCAGCGCAATGGTGGGCAAAAAACTGCTGCGGTTTTGTCCTTGCGGATACAGCTCGCTCGGCGCGTAATTGGAAGTGGCCACCAGCACCACGCCTTCGGCAAACAGCCCTTCGAGCAAGCGTCCCAGAATCATGGCGTCGGCAATGTCGCTAACATGGAATTCATCGAAACACAGCACCCGCACTTCGGCGGCAATTTCGGCGGCCACCGCTTGCAAGGGGTTGGCTTCGCTTTTGTGCGCGGCCATGCGCTGATGCACTTCGGCCATAAAGGCATGAAAGTGCACGCGCCGTTTGCGCCGATAAGGCAGGCAGCCGTAAAACACATCCATTAAAAAACTTTTGCCGCGCCCCACACCGCCATAAAAATACAGCCCTCTGGGCGATTGCGGCGAGCGCAGGCTACGCCCCAAAAAGCGGTTGCGCTTGCGCTTAAACATCATCAGCTCGGCCCACAGCTTGTCCAACAGCTTAATCGCCTTGAATTGGGCCACGTCTTCGATAAACCCGGGCTGCTGCTGCGCCGCTTGGTACCAAGTAAGCGGGCTGTGGTTTTTAAAATCGGGCGGGGAAAATACGGAAGTGCTATCGACCACGAAGTTTTACTCTCTTTGATAAATAATTGTTTTTATTTTTAAATAGCCATTAAGGCTGCCTGAAAGGCAGATGGGCAAACCATCAATAAACCGGTATTAGGATACGTCAAAGCACATCCTAATAAACAAACCGACTTTATAGTGAATTAAATTTGAACCAATACTGCGTTGCCTCGCCTGGCCGTACTATCTGTACTGTCTGCGGTTCGTCGTCTTGTCTTGATTCAAATTTAATCCACTATATTTCCATCCGTTGTTACAGGCCGAATGTAAAAAACCGGCTCTCGGCCAACGGCAAGCCCGCAA contains:
- the pilW gene encoding type IV pilus biogenesis/stability protein PilW; its protein translation is MKWSATATALLGVVVLAACSSGGIKEPTAAERAESVSQIKTQLAVEYMKTQDYRQAVASVEEALTANSRNTYAWLMRAQIYQYLKVPDKADESFRRALSLDPSNAEVNNNYGWFLCDLQNRPNDAMAYFDKALADPTYPSPQVANLNKGICSTRMGQYGLADAYYDRALAAAPWFAPVHKEMARTKMLAGNLNEADRLFRLYQSRVDVLSADDLLLGWRIARAQGQTQAAYEYEAQLRSNYPYSPELEQISTGRM
- the rlmN gene encoding 23S rRNA (adenine(2503)-C(2))-methyltransferase RlmN, with the protein product MKTNLLNYDLPGLTEHFAQMGEKPFRAKQVMRWMHLGGADNFDDMTDLAKSLRSKLHEHAEVKVPALMTEQQSSDGTRKWLLDVGTGNGVETVFIPEDTRGTLCISSQIGCALECTFCSTGRQGFNRNLSAAEIIGQLWWANKAMGVTPKNERVVSNVVMMGMGEPLANFDNVVTALSIMLDDHGYGLSRRRVTVSTSGMVPQMDRLKEVMPVALAVSLHASNDAVRDEIVPLNKKYPLKELMAACQRYLLKAPRDFITFEYVMLHGVNDKPEHARELIKLVQDVPCKFNLIPFNPFPNSGYERSSNERIRVFRDILQQAGLVVTVRKTRGDDIDAACGQLAGQVQDKTRRQQKWQLQKG
- the ndk gene encoding nucleoside-diphosphate kinase → MAIERTISIIKPDAVAKDVIGQIYSRFENNGLKVIAAKMKQLSRAEAEGFYAVHKERPFFADLVAFMTSGPVMIQVLSGDNAVAKNRELMGATNPKEAAAGTIRADFAESIDANAVHGSDSLENAAIEIAYFFDDSEICPR
- the zapE gene encoding cell division protein ZapE, with amino-acid sequence MVDSTSVFSPPDFKNHSPLTWYQAAQQQPGFIEDVAQFKAIKLLDKLWAELMMFKRKRNRFLGRSLRSPQSPRGLYFYGGVGRGKSFLMDVFYGCLPYRRKRRVHFHAFMAEVHQRMAAHKSEANPLQAVAAEIAAEVRVLCFDEFHVSDIADAMILGRLLEGLFAEGVVLVATSNYAPSELYPQGQNRSSFLPTIALIERELTVLNVDGGEDYRLRTLSPADVFYVPADAANEARLNKLFAQMNAGARAQAGSVAILGRQLAFKGRTDQAIWFDFDTLCRGPRSQADYLWLAERYRMLFVSGIPAMSAAERAEARRLTWLIDVLYDYRVKLCASCAVPVAEIYTDGDFAHEFTRTASRMTEMQAEAYLALPHLTLDAAQPAAAADPSS